Proteins from a genomic interval of Salinarchaeum sp. Harcht-Bsk1:
- a CDS encoding DNA-directed RNA polymerase subunit K: MTQRFTRYERARILGARALQVSYGAPVLIDTDQTEPILVAAEEYDAGVLPFTVDRGDA; encoded by the coding sequence ATGACACAGCGCTTCACCCGCTACGAGCGGGCACGGATCCTCGGCGCGCGAGCGCTGCAGGTCTCCTACGGCGCGCCGGTGCTCATCGACACCGACCAGACGGAACCGATCCTCGTCGCTGCCGAAGAGTACGACGCGGGCGTGCTCCCGTTCACGGTCGATCGGGGTGACGCGTAG
- a CDS encoding DNA-directed RNA polymerase subunit N has product MMVPVRCFTCGNVVGEHWEEFKARTREAEEPEDPEKVLDDLGVDRHCCRRMLVSHKDLVDIVAPYQ; this is encoded by the coding sequence ATGATGGTCCCAGTTCGCTGTTTCACGTGCGGCAACGTCGTCGGCGAGCACTGGGAGGAGTTCAAGGCTCGGACGCGCGAGGCCGAGGAGCCCGAGGACCCGGAGAAGGTCCTCGACGACCTCGGCGTGGACCGCCACTGCTGCCGGCGGATGCTCGTCTCGCACAAGGACCTCGTCGACATCGTGGCTCCCTACCAATGA
- a CDS encoding 30S ribosomal protein S9, whose protein sequence is MVTNTSGKKKTAIARATVREGEGRVRINSEPVELLEPETARLKVLEPFRVVDGIRDDVDIEVDVEGGGVIGQADAARTAIARGIVEHSGDAELRDAYMEFDRTLLVNDVRRSEPKKWGGPGARARYQKSYR, encoded by the coding sequence ATGGTAACGAACACTAGCGGCAAGAAGAAGACCGCCATCGCTCGCGCGACCGTTCGCGAGGGCGAGGGTCGCGTTCGCATCAACTCGGAGCCCGTCGAACTGCTCGAGCCGGAGACGGCGCGCCTGAAGGTCCTCGAACCCTTCCGCGTCGTCGACGGCATCCGCGACGACGTCGACATCGAGGTCGACGTCGAGGGCGGCGGCGTGATCGGGCAGGCCGACGCGGCCCGGACCGCGATCGCACGGGGCATCGTCGAGCACAGCGGCGACGCCGAACTCCGCGACGCGTACATGGAGTTCGACCGGACGCTGCTCGTCAACGACGTCCGTCGCTCCGAACCCAAGAAGTGGGGCGGCCCCGGCGCACGGGCCCGCTACCAGAAGTCCTACCGGTGA
- a CDS encoding 50S ribosomal protein L13, producing the protein MSAAEFEADLVVDARDAILGRVASQVAQAALDGDSVAIVNAEGAVITGDREDIFAKYRKRREIGSDRGPAYPKRPDTIMKRTVRGMLPHKKQRGREALGRVRAYVGNPNDQEAEHLPDTSLDRLSNIRFVHLGEVSEQLGANVTW; encoded by the coding sequence ATGAGCGCCGCCGAGTTCGAGGCGGACCTCGTCGTCGACGCCCGCGACGCCATCCTCGGTCGCGTCGCCAGCCAGGTCGCGCAGGCGGCCCTGGACGGCGACTCGGTCGCGATCGTCAACGCGGAAGGCGCCGTCATCACCGGCGATCGCGAGGACATCTTCGCGAAGTATCGCAAGCGACGCGAGATCGGGAGCGACCGTGGCCCGGCCTACCCCAAGCGCCCGGACACGATCATGAAGCGCACCGTGCGCGGCATGCTCCCCCACAAGAAGCAGCGAGGCCGAGAGGCCCTCGGACGGGTTCGCGCCTACGTCGGGAACCCGAACGACCAGGAGGCCGAACACCTCCCGGACACCTCGCTGGATCGACTCTCGAACATCCGCTTCGTCCACCTGGGCGAGGTCAGCGAGCAACTCGGAGCCAACGTCACATGGTAA
- a CDS encoding 50S ribosomal protein L18e codes for MSKTNPRLTSLVADLKSAARETDADVWSDVADRLQKPRRTHAEVNLGRIERYADEDETVVVPGKVLGSGSLRKAVTVAAVDFSSSAQTKIEQVGETTTLEQAIQNNPEGSNVRVIR; via the coding sequence ATGAGCAAGACGAATCCACGTCTCACCAGTCTCGTCGCCGACCTCAAGTCGGCGGCTCGCGAGACCGACGCCGACGTGTGGAGCGACGTCGCCGACCGTCTCCAGAAGCCTCGACGTACCCACGCCGAGGTCAACCTCGGCCGCATCGAGCGGTACGCCGACGAGGACGAGACCGTCGTCGTGCCGGGCAAGGTGCTCGGCAGCGGCTCGCTGCGCAAGGCGGTCACGGTCGCCGCGGTCGACTTTAGTTCGTCCGCACAGACCAAGATCGAGCAGGTCGGCGAGACTACGACACTCGAACAGGCAATCCAGAACAACCCCGAAGGATCCAACGTCCGGGTGATCCGATGA
- a CDS encoding DNA-directed RNA polymerase subunit D yields the protein MTQDYEVEYIEREERAARVLVRGISPAFANGIRRAMIADVPTMAIETVRMIENESVMFDEQIGHRLGLVPLTTPVDDFEIGEGVTLSLDVEGPDTAYSGDIVSSDELVQPAEDNVPIIDLKEDQRLELEADAVLDRGREHAKHQGGVSVGYRHLQYVEVLGDRGEYEDDEPHVLRGVIEERAPEHAADDDAEEGDLVATDAFDNDLTNRYPGKELEVHDVPEAFVFHVETDGSLDVETLVTEAIGSLGDRADELEEAVQL from the coding sequence ATGACACAGGACTACGAGGTCGAGTACATCGAACGCGAGGAACGCGCCGCGCGCGTCCTCGTCCGGGGCATCAGCCCCGCCTTCGCCAACGGCATCCGCCGCGCGATGATCGCCGACGTGCCGACGATGGCGATCGAGACCGTGCGGATGATCGAGAACGAGTCGGTGATGTTCGACGAGCAGATCGGCCACCGCCTCGGACTCGTGCCGCTGACGACGCCGGTCGACGACTTCGAGATCGGCGAGGGCGTCACGCTGTCCCTGGACGTCGAGGGGCCCGACACGGCCTACTCCGGCGACATCGTCTCCAGCGACGAGCTGGTCCAGCCCGCCGAGGACAACGTGCCCATCATCGACCTCAAGGAGGACCAGCGCCTCGAACTCGAGGCCGACGCGGTCCTCGATCGCGGGCGCGAGCACGCGAAGCACCAGGGCGGCGTCTCCGTCGGCTACCGACACCTCCAGTACGTCGAGGTGCTCGGCGACCGCGGCGAGTACGAGGACGACGAACCCCACGTCCTGCGCGGCGTCATCGAGGAGCGTGCACCCGAGCACGCTGCCGACGACGACGCCGAGGAGGGCGACCTCGTCGCGACCGACGCGTTCGACAACGACCTCACGAACCGGTACCCCGGCAAGGAGCTCGAAGTGCACGACGTCCCCGAGGCGTTCGTGTTCCACGTCGAGACCGACGGGTCGCTGGACGTCGAGACGCTCGTGACGGAGGCCATCGGCTCGCTCGGCGACCGCGCCGACGAGCTCGAGGAAGCCGTCCAGCTCTAA
- a CDS encoding 30S ribosomal protein S11 translates to MADNDDKWGIAHVHASFNNTILTVTDLTGAETIAKSSGGAVVKQNRDEASPYAAMQMAEEIGEEVQEAGFEGVHVRVRGPGGNLQKSPGPGAQATIRALARAGLEIGRIEDVTPIPHDGSRPPKGKSGF, encoded by the coding sequence ATGGCAGACAACGACGACAAGTGGGGCATCGCCCACGTGCACGCATCGTTCAACAACACGATCCTGACGGTGACCGACCTCACCGGCGCGGAGACGATCGCGAAGTCCTCCGGTGGGGCCGTCGTCAAGCAGAACCGCGACGAGGCGTCGCCGTACGCGGCCATGCAGATGGCCGAGGAGATCGGCGAGGAGGTCCAGGAGGCCGGCTTCGAGGGCGTCCACGTTCGCGTCCGCGGCCCCGGCGGTAACCTCCAGAAGAGCCCCGGTCCGGGCGCACAGGCGACGATCCGCGCGCTCGCCCGTGCCGGCCTCGAGATCGGCCGCATCGAGGACGTCACCCCGATCCCACACGACGGATCGCGACCCCCGAAGGGCAAGAGCGGCTTCTAA
- a CDS encoding 30S ribosomal protein S4: MPLGSSTKQYETPNHPWQGERIAGEHNLVERYGLANKEELWRAQSELRDLRREARELLGRAGGDADAATQEGAEFLARLKRYGVLDESEALDDVLSLEITDVLERRLQTVAYRKGLANTPQQARQFIVHGHVTIDGQRVQRPSYTVEVDEAADIEFDESSPLADELHPERAEDQ; this comes from the coding sequence ATGCCGCTTGGTAGTTCCACCAAGCAGTACGAGACGCCGAACCACCCCTGGCAGGGCGAGCGCATCGCCGGCGAGCACAACCTCGTCGAGCGCTACGGCCTCGCCAACAAGGAAGAACTCTGGCGCGCCCAGTCCGAGCTACGCGACCTCCGCCGGGAGGCCCGCGAACTGCTCGGTCGCGCTGGCGGCGACGCCGACGCAGCGACCCAGGAGGGCGCTGAGTTCCTCGCCCGCCTCAAGCGCTACGGCGTCCTCGACGAGTCCGAGGCGCTGGACGACGTCCTGTCCCTGGAGATCACCGACGTACTCGAGCGTCGCCTCCAGACCGTCGCCTACCGCAAGGGGCTGGCGAATACGCCTCAGCAGGCGCGACAGTTCATCGTCCACGGCCACGTGACGATCGACGGCCAGCGCGTCCAGCGACCGTCCTACACCGTGGAGGTCGACGAGGCGGCGGACATCGAGTTCGACGAGTCCAGCCCCCTCGCGGACGAGCTCCACCCCGAACGAGCGGAGGACCAGTAA
- a CDS encoding 30S ribosomal protein S13 codes for MSAEDTPDDEDEDLRYFVRIGQTDLDGTKSVERSLTEMNGIGRRTARIIAEEAGVDRRATFGALDDDVIESVVELVESIEDEIPEWMVNRPSDYYTGEATHETGNDLSMTRQHDINRMKKIDSYKGVRHRGGHKVRGQRTKSTGRTEGTIGVNVEEIKEDMAAEAAEEAEEEDDEGGL; via the coding sequence ATGAGCGCAGAAGACACACCAGACGACGAAGACGAGGACCTTCGATACTTCGTCCGCATCGGGCAGACGGACCTCGATGGGACGAAGTCCGTCGAGCGGTCCCTCACGGAGATGAACGGCATCGGCCGTCGAACGGCTCGCATCATCGCCGAGGAGGCCGGCGTCGACCGCCGCGCCACCTTCGGTGCTCTCGACGACGACGTCATCGAATCGGTCGTCGAACTCGTCGAGTCCATCGAGGACGAGATTCCCGAGTGGATGGTCAACCGCCCCAGCGACTACTACACGGGCGAGGCCACCCACGAGACCGGGAACGACCTCTCGATGACTCGACAGCACGACATCAACCGCATGAAGAAGATCGACTCCTACAAGGGCGTCCGCCATCGCGGCGGCCACAAGGTCCGCGGACAGCGCACCAAGTCCACCGGCCGTACCGAGGGGACGATCGGCGTCAACGTCGAGGAGATCAAGGAGGACATGGCGGCGGAGGCCGCCGAAGAGGCCGAGGAAGAAGACGACGAGGGTGGTCTCTAA
- the moaA gene encoding GTP 3',8-cyclase MoaA — MLEDEFGREVSGVRVSLTDRCNFDCVYCHNEGLGDVRGPMEPTDEELGTDEVVRFLEVAAEFDVEAVKFTGGEPLLRADLEEIVRRTPDSMAVSLTTNGTMLPDRAAALAAAGVGRVNVSQDAIDPDAFAAVTNSGAYDRVIEGVEAALDAGLAPVKLNMVVFEATAGHVPAMVEHVAANDGLQLQLIEYMPEIAGNPEWAIDIERVHDWLAEQAHRVERREMHGRRRYFLREGATAAEVSEAAAGEPVAEVAADGGGAASRGGADAVPGEGMVEIVDPVANESFCANCHRVRLTHDGKLKGCLNRNDDLRSMGETKDEIRATFRETVANRVPYYGEYLVKADAEGDDGEGSGVEAAGSGADGESSEANAASSGTDATGSGVDAEWVVNEAYLDD; from the coding sequence ATGCTCGAAGACGAGTTCGGTCGCGAGGTCAGCGGCGTTCGCGTCTCGCTGACCGACCGGTGCAACTTCGACTGCGTCTACTGCCACAACGAGGGTCTCGGCGACGTCCGGGGACCGATGGAGCCCACCGACGAGGAACTGGGCACCGACGAAGTCGTACGCTTTCTGGAGGTCGCGGCGGAGTTCGACGTCGAAGCGGTGAAGTTCACCGGCGGCGAGCCGCTCCTCCGGGCGGATCTCGAGGAGATCGTCCGCCGGACCCCGGACTCGATGGCTGTCTCGCTGACGACGAACGGGACGATGCTCCCCGATCGGGCCGCCGCCCTCGCCGCCGCCGGCGTCGGGCGGGTGAACGTCTCCCAGGACGCGATCGATCCCGACGCCTTCGCCGCGGTGACGAACTCCGGTGCGTACGATCGCGTGATCGAGGGCGTCGAGGCGGCCCTCGACGCCGGACTGGCGCCGGTCAAACTGAACATGGTCGTCTTCGAGGCGACCGCGGGCCACGTGCCGGCGATGGTCGAACACGTCGCGGCGAACGACGGCCTCCAGCTCCAGCTCATCGAGTACATGCCGGAGATCGCCGGCAACCCGGAGTGGGCGATCGACATCGAGCGGGTGCACGACTGGCTCGCCGAGCAGGCCCATCGGGTCGAACGCCGCGAGATGCACGGCCGCCGCCGGTACTTCCTCCGCGAGGGTGCGACCGCCGCCGAGGTTTCCGAGGCTGCAGCCGGAGAGCCGGTCGCCGAGGTCGCCGCGGACGGCGGCGGTGCCGCGAGCCGAGGCGGGGCCGACGCCGTGCCCGGCGAGGGGATGGTCGAGATCGTCGATCCCGTCGCGAACGAATCCTTCTGTGCGAACTGCCACCGCGTCCGGCTCACCCACGACGGGAAGCTCAAGGGCTGTCTCAACCGGAACGACGACCTGCGCTCGATGGGCGAGACGAAGGACGAGATCAGGGCGACGTTCCGCGAGACCGTCGCCAATCGGGTGCCCTACTACGGCGAGTACCTGGTGAAAGCCGACGCCGAAGGCGACGACGGAGAGGGTAGTGGGGTCGAGGCTGCGGGCAGCGGGGCCGACGGTGAGAGTAGCGAGGCCAACGCTGCGAGCAGCGGAACCGACGCTACGGGCAGCGGAGTCGATGCCGAGTGGGTCGTCAACGAGGCGTACCTCGACGACTGA
- a CDS encoding GNAT family N-acetyltransferase, which produces MYVRDAKNREEVWLLDHIEEFGLDDAAFRSRDYVVAIDESGGGKAGFGRIRIHKTEGGERSGGSRSSSDRRSDGGEFCELTSVGVLPEWRGQGVGAHVMERLIEHARDEGFETVFLFTPAAEYATQFGFEPVESSSLPDPMADRMDTVVAEEGEDTVALVVDVDEFVVPDRLRRRFKDAAPRGDDGDGDSEPEETAEDFGIDPDEATYKYDV; this is translated from the coding sequence ATGTACGTCCGGGACGCGAAAAACAGGGAGGAGGTGTGGCTGCTGGATCACATCGAGGAGTTCGGCCTGGACGACGCGGCCTTCCGCTCGCGGGACTACGTCGTCGCCATCGACGAGTCCGGCGGCGGGAAGGCGGGCTTCGGTCGGATCCGAATCCACAAGACCGAGGGCGGTGAGCGATCCGGTGGATCGCGATCCTCGTCGGACCGGAGGTCCGACGGTGGGGAGTTCTGCGAACTGACGAGCGTCGGCGTCCTCCCCGAGTGGCGCGGCCAGGGCGTCGGCGCCCACGTGATGGAGCGGCTGATCGAGCACGCTCGCGACGAGGGGTTCGAGACCGTCTTCCTCTTTACCCCCGCAGCGGAGTACGCGACCCAGTTCGGCTTCGAGCCGGTCGAGAGCAGTTCGCTCCCAGATCCGATGGCCGATCGCATGGACACGGTCGTCGCGGAGGAGGGCGAGGACACCGTCGCGCTCGTCGTCGACGTCGACGAGTTCGTGGTGCCCGATCGGCTCCGCCGGCGGTTCAAGGACGCCGCTCCCAGGGGCGACGACGGCGACGGCGATAGCGAGCCAGAGGAGACGGCCGAGGACTTTGGGATCGACCCCGACGAGGCAACGTACAAGTACGACGTCTAA
- a CDS encoding haloalkane dehalogenase, translating to MALRSTPEDAFDGVPNYDYEPRYVSIDAPESPEMAYVDTDPAGDAAETFLCLHGEPTWGFLYRTMLPTLAERGRVVVPDFIGFGRSDKYTEREAYTYRLHYDALEQFVAALDLQDVTLVCQDWGGILGLPVAVNNEERFARLVPMNTGCPTGADEMAEEWYEFRDFVESVDELPIGMLIANATVSDLDEEVLAAYEAPFPDEELKAGAREWPDMVPRADGGDGAEITAPAREKLGEWEKPAFVLFGDSDPITGPARDPLRELIPTASEEPDVWIEDAAHFLQEDAGEEIAEEIVAFVDRTPR from the coding sequence ATGGCACTCCGGAGCACACCCGAAGACGCCTTCGACGGCGTCCCGAACTACGACTACGAGCCTCGGTACGTGTCCATCGACGCCCCGGAATCGCCCGAGATGGCCTACGTGGATACGGATCCCGCAGGCGATGCCGCGGAGACGTTCCTCTGTCTGCACGGCGAGCCCACCTGGGGATTCCTCTACCGGACGATGCTCCCCACGCTGGCCGAGCGCGGCCGCGTCGTCGTGCCGGACTTCATCGGCTTCGGGCGCTCGGACAAGTATACCGAGCGCGAAGCATACACCTACCGCCTGCACTACGACGCGCTGGAGCAGTTCGTCGCGGCCCTGGACCTGCAGGACGTCACGCTCGTCTGCCAGGACTGGGGCGGCATCCTCGGCCTCCCGGTCGCCGTCAACAACGAGGAGCGCTTCGCACGGCTCGTGCCGATGAACACCGGCTGTCCCACTGGCGCGGACGAGATGGCCGAGGAGTGGTACGAGTTCCGGGACTTCGTCGAGTCCGTCGACGAACTCCCGATCGGGATGCTGATCGCCAATGCAACGGTGTCCGACCTGGACGAGGAGGTCCTGGCCGCCTACGAGGCACCGTTCCCCGACGAGGAGCTGAAGGCCGGTGCCCGGGAGTGGCCGGACATGGTTCCCCGTGCCGACGGCGGAGACGGTGCCGAGATCACTGCCCCGGCCCGGGAGAAACTGGGCGAGTGGGAGAAGCCCGCATTCGTGCTGTTCGGCGACTCCGATCCGATCACTGGCCCCGCCCGTGACCCGCTCCGGGAACTGATTCCGACGGCCAGCGAGGAGCCGGACGTCTGGATCGAGGACGCGGCGCACTTCCTCCAGGAAGACGCCGGCGAGGAGATTGCCGAGGAGATCGTCGCGTTCGTGGATCGGACGCCTCGCTGA
- the mutL gene encoding DNA mismatch repair endonuclease MutL encodes MTEDADEQSSSSPGSQTRQDADEPDSPADTEIRPLDDDTIAKIAAGEVVERPASVAKELVENALDAGATRIEIAVEEGGLDLVEVRDDGVGMTEADCRAAVREHTTSKLSDAGELHAVETLGFRGEALHTIGAVADLEITAKSNPDRREADAATESDSGTRLVYRGGDVETVEHAAHPGGTTVAVTDLFHNTPARRKYLSEPATEFRHVSRVVGRYALANPDVAISFSHDGREVFATTGDGDRVAAIMAVYGREVAESMIEVDADPDTDAVDRIVGHVSDPETTRASREYLATYVNDRAVASDTVRGAIVEAYSGQLSAERYPFAVLFVEVPPERVDVNVHPRKQAVRFDDAGAVEDAVIDAVRDALLEDGIIRASAPRGVSKPAEARVDPGDGDQSDAADSDAADPDPAESDATDSDADDSAAAAAGSAPPSTGSTDAPTTPSAEEGSTTAEGAESDGSRSAPRSTGATDPERSDAADRTHAADRTDAVDRSDTAESSDPASGSGSGSAPLGDPSHSATPEAGDWTARLGSPIDSSVTATDQQTLDGESVSASSTEFDSLPPLRVLGQHAETYVVAAAPDGLVLIDQHAADERIHYERLRDAVDSGTAQALATPVELSLTPTEAETYDTYAPALKRLGFHADREDRTLTVRSVPTVLGETLDPDAIRDVFGALLSGGDGEGTVEAMADELLGDLACAPAVKGNTSLTEGSVTALLEALDACENPYACPHGRPTLIRIDGDELAERFERDYPGHGTRRD; translated from the coding sequence GTGACCGAGGACGCCGACGAGCAAAGCTCGTCGAGCCCTGGCTCGCAAACTCGCCAGGACGCCGACGAGCCGGACTCGCCCGCCGACACCGAGATCCGGCCACTCGACGACGACACCATCGCGAAGATCGCGGCCGGAGAGGTCGTCGAGCGCCCGGCGTCCGTCGCCAAGGAACTGGTCGAAAACGCCCTCGACGCTGGCGCCACACGCATCGAAATCGCCGTCGAGGAGGGCGGCCTCGATCTCGTCGAGGTCCGGGACGACGGCGTCGGTATGACCGAGGCAGATTGCCGCGCCGCCGTCCGCGAGCACACGACGAGCAAGCTGTCCGATGCGGGCGAGCTCCACGCCGTCGAAACGCTGGGCTTCCGCGGCGAGGCGCTCCACACGATCGGCGCCGTCGCCGACCTCGAGATCACCGCGAAATCCAATCCCGATCGCCGTGAGGCCGACGCCGCTACGGAATCCGACTCCGGTACCCGCCTCGTCTACCGCGGCGGCGACGTCGAGACCGTCGAGCATGCTGCCCACCCCGGCGGCACCACCGTCGCCGTCACCGACCTCTTCCACAACACGCCCGCTCGGCGGAAGTACCTCTCCGAGCCCGCCACCGAGTTCCGGCACGTCTCGCGGGTCGTCGGCCGCTACGCGCTCGCCAATCCGGACGTCGCGATCTCGTTCTCCCACGACGGCCGCGAGGTGTTCGCGACCACCGGCGACGGCGACCGCGTCGCGGCGATCATGGCGGTCTACGGCCGCGAAGTGGCGGAGTCGATGATCGAGGTCGACGCCGACCCGGACACCGACGCCGTCGACCGGATCGTCGGCCACGTGAGCGACCCCGAGACGACTCGAGCGAGCCGGGAGTACCTCGCGACGTACGTGAACGACCGGGCCGTGGCGAGCGACACGGTCCGGGGTGCGATCGTCGAGGCCTATAGCGGGCAGCTCTCCGCCGAGCGGTACCCCTTCGCCGTCCTGTTCGTCGAGGTGCCACCCGAGCGGGTCGACGTGAACGTCCATCCGCGGAAACAGGCCGTGCGCTTCGACGATGCGGGCGCCGTGGAGGACGCGGTGATCGACGCCGTTCGCGACGCGCTGCTGGAGGACGGGATCATCCGCGCGTCGGCTCCACGCGGCGTCTCCAAGCCCGCGGAGGCGAGGGTCGATCCGGGCGACGGCGATCAGTCCGACGCTGCCGATTCTGACGCTGCCGACCCCGACCCTGCGGAGTCCGACGCAACGGACTCCGACGCCGACGATTCGGCTGCAGCCGCGGCCGGATCCGCACCGCCGTCGACGGGGTCGACCGACGCTCCGACCACGCCCTCGGCCGAAGAAGGGTCGACGACTGCCGAGGGGGCCGAGTCCGACGGCAGTCGCTCCGCCCCGCGATCGACGGGTGCGACCGACCCCGAGCGGTCAGATGCCGCGGACCGCACCCATGCCGCGGACCGCACCGATGCCGTCGACCGCTCCGATACCGCCGAGTCGTCGGATCCAGCGTCGGGGAGCGGGTCCGGATCCGCACCGCTCGGCGATCCCAGCCACTCGGCGACGCCAGAGGCCGGGGACTGGACCGCCCGACTTGGGTCGCCGATCGACTCCAGCGTCACCGCGACCGACCAGCAGACCCTCGATGGCGAGTCCGTCTCGGCGTCGAGCACCGAATTCGACTCGCTGCCGCCACTGCGCGTCCTCGGCCAGCACGCCGAGACCTACGTCGTCGCCGCCGCGCCAGACGGTCTCGTCCTGATCGACCAGCACGCCGCCGACGAGCGGATTCACTACGAGCGGCTGCGCGACGCGGTCGATTCGGGAACGGCACAGGCCCTCGCGACGCCGGTCGAACTCTCGTTGACGCCGACGGAGGCCGAGACCTACGACACCTACGCGCCCGCCCTCAAGCGGCTCGGCTTCCACGCCGACCGCGAGGACCGCACCCTCACTGTCCGGAGCGTGCCGACCGTCCTCGGAGAGACGCTCGATCCGGACGCGATTCGCGACGTGTTCGGCGCGCTCCTCTCCGGCGGCGACGGCGAGGGGACCGTGGAGGCGATGGCGGACGAACTGCTCGGGGATCTGGCCTGCGCGCCGGCAGTGAAGGGGAACACCTCGCTGACGGAAGGCTCGGTGACGGCGCTGCTCGAGGCGCTGGACGCGTGTGAGAACCCCTACGCCTGTCCGCACGGACGCCCGACGCTGATTCGGATCGACGGCGACGAATTGGCCGAGCGGTTCGAGCGGGACTACCCCGGCCACGGTACTCGGCGGGACTGA
- a CDS encoding twin-arginine translocation signal domain-containing protein, whose product MSENREHRRGSKYNRRNILRSAGAAGASMTLAGVLGTASAATSCQLPDQSQQDSLEDYEWERSNSDYYESSNTNPLTRLTEIQSGLVYLGSKFLEITGKWHHFFRSFGAGYTLQETYSEGEYEPTSSMSHQELKISNDNEDVASIFVSPNSKEVGAAPSPNNGDDLNYGSAAWTAATAALSGTSTFAAVAIPTVQAFAALLDNGESGSSSSVTYNWSYGTSDAPCESVHFAKYQFKSHEGSHHCNFTVRQEIGQYSGLWVMNEYDVFVKAAPYIRTASAESRPEPGTQEYIDFLERTNVATKVPADDLESPRVQELAGDGAVYRAQNPQIHITKRSGGGESAEN is encoded by the coding sequence ATGTCTGAAAACAGAGAACATCGACGGGGTAGCAAATACAACCGGCGGAATATCCTCCGGAGTGCGGGTGCAGCCGGTGCTTCGATGACGCTTGCTGGCGTCCTTGGCACAGCGAGCGCAGCAACGTCGTGTCAGCTCCCAGATCAGAGCCAGCAGGACAGCCTGGAGGACTATGAGTGGGAACGTTCGAACTCTGACTATTACGAATCATCCAACACGAACCCTCTCACCCGCCTGACGGAAATCCAGTCCGGACTTGTTTATTTAGGATCTAAATTTTTAGAAATAACGGGTAAATGGCACCACTTTTTCCGGTCGTTCGGTGCTGGCTATACGCTACAAGAGACCTATTCTGAGGGGGAATACGAACCTACCTCTTCCATGTCTCACCAAGAACTCAAGATATCTAACGACAATGAGGATGTGGCTTCAATCTTTGTGAGTCCTAATTCGAAGGAAGTAGGTGCTGCTCCATCGCCCAACAACGGGGACGATCTCAACTACGGCTCGGCAGCTTGGACCGCCGCGACCGCAGCACTTTCTGGGACGAGTACCTTTGCAGCAGTCGCTATCCCCACGGTCCAGGCTTTTGCCGCCCTCCTCGACAACGGTGAGTCCGGTTCCAGTAGTTCCGTCACCTACAATTGGTCCTACGGGACGAGTGACGCTCCGTGCGAATCTGTACACTTTGCCAAATACCAGTTCAAAAGTCACGAAGGGTCCCATCACTGCAACTTCACCGTCCGGCAAGAAATCGGTCAGTATTCGGGCCTCTGGGTGATGAATGAATACGACGTGTTCGTAAAAGCGGCTCCTTATATTAGAACCGCGAGTGCTGAAAGCCGCCCCGAACCAGGCACCCAGGAATACATCGATTTCCTTGAACGAACCAACGTGGCCACGAAGGTCCCTGCAGATGATCTCGAGAGTCCTCGGGTCCAGGAATTGGCTGGCGATGGTGCCGTCTACCGCGCTCAAAACCCGCAAATTCATATCACGAAAAGATCCGGTGGTGGCGAGTCGGCCGAGAATTAG